The Lathyrus oleraceus cultivar Zhongwan6 chromosome 5, CAAS_Psat_ZW6_1.0, whole genome shotgun sequence genome includes the window ATTTTCAGTGGTTGACGAGTTAATTGTTTGCCTTATAGAAAATGGATCGTACTTGGATGTACGATAGAGTATATTCCAATAGACACGGATTGAAAGAAGAGTATGTTCGCGGGGTTAAAGACTTCGTAAAGAGGGCTTTGAAACAACCTATTTGTAAATCTGAGGGAGGGATAAGGTGTCCGTGTATAAATTGCAAGTGTCTCAAGATAAGAACACCAACTAATGTTAGACTTCACTTGTATCGAGATGGATTTCAACCAGACTATTGGATTTGGACTCAACATGGAGAAGTAGAGCTCAATGTTAATACAAGGAATGATTCAAATAGTAGTGAGCATGTGCATCATGATGACCAAATTGAGGCAATGAATCAGATGGTGTATGATGCTTTTAGGCCTTATGGAGTATTCTCTCACGTGAATGATAACATAGAAGTTGAGGAATATACGGAGGATGAGTTTCCCAACGAAGATGCCAAACGATTTTATGACAAGTTGATATCTTTCAACAAGCCCATTTATGAGGGAGCTACCCAATCAATATTATCAATATCTACTCAACTTCTTGAAATTAGGTCTAATTGGCATGTACCACAAAAAGGTTTAGATTTTGTTGCACAAATGCTTAAAAGTGTATGTCCAGTTCAAAAATGCTTGCCCGAGAACTATTACCAAGCAACACAGTTGGTATCTAAGTTAGGGCTAAAGGTTGAGAAGATTGATTATTGTAAGAATGGTTGTATGTTATATTACAAGGATGATAGCAATCTATCAGAGTGCAAATTTTGTAATGCTCCTAGGTTCATTCCTCGCAAGACTGGCATGGGAAAGTACAAAGATATCCCAGTGAAGAGAATGTTCTACTTCCCAATCATTCCCAGATTACAAAGATTGTATGCATCAACTGAGTCGGCAAGTGAAATGAGATGGCATCACATGAACAAAAATAGTTCCAACATCCTTCGCCACCCGTCAGATGGAAAAGCATGGAAACATTTTGATAGTGTATATCCTAACTTTTCTAGGGAACCCAGAAATGTAAGGTTGGGTCTGTGTTCAGATGGTTTTACTCCTTACATTCAAGCGTCTGCTTCTCCATACTCATGTTGGCCAATAATAGTTACTCCGTATAATCTCCCCCCTGAAATGTGCATGACCAAACCATACTTGTTTTTGGCATGCCTCATACCCGGACCTAAAAACCCTAAATTAAAGATAGATGTCTACTTGCAACCATTGATTGATGATCTACATCGATTGTGGTCCAATGGAATATTGACCTATGATATATCTACAAAACAAAACTTCATCATGAAAGCCTGCTTGATGTGgacaattaatgattttccagccTATGGTATGTTATCTGGATGGGGAACACAAGGTAAattggcatgccctcattgtATGGAACACACTGATGCTTTCACCTTGAAAAGTGGCCATAAGAATTCCTGGTTTGACTGTCATCGTCGTTTCTTGCCATCTAATCACTCCTTCAGAAGGAGTAAAAGAAGTTTCCTAAAAAATAGGGTTGTGACCAATGAGCCACCTCCCATTTCCACAGGGAAAGATATATGGGCGGTAATAAGTAATTTTCCAAAAGTTACTGAAATTGAATGGGAGGCGAAATGGAAAGAATTCGAAGGGTATGGAGTGGATCACAATTGGAAAAAGCGAAGTATTTTTTGGGATCTCCCATATTGGAAGGATAACTTGTTAAGGCATAACCTCGATGTGATACACATAGAAAAAAACGTCTTCGATAATATATTTAATACTGTCATGAATGTTAAGGATAAAACAAAGGATAATGAAAAGGCAAGAGAAGACTTGGCTAAATTATGCTTTCGCGGGGACTTGGAGCTCCAACCCTTAGAAAACGGAAAGAATGGTAAACCAAAGGCTAGTTACACTCTAACCAAATCTGAAGCCAAGTTGGTTTGTAAATGGCTTAAGGAATTGAGAATGCCAGATGGCTATGCTTCAAACCTCAGTAGGTGTGCCAATGTAGAAAAGGGTACGGTGCATGGGATGAAGAGCCATGATTGTCATGTTTTCATGGAATGTTTACTCCCAATTGCATTCCATTCATTGCCAGATTTGGTTTGGAAACCATTAACTGAGCTAAGTCGATTCTTTAAAGATCTTTGTTGCAATACATTGAGGATGGACGACTTAATTAAGTTGGATGAGAATATTCCAATTATCATATGCAAGTTGGAAAGGATTTTTCCACCAGGTTTCTTTGACTCAATGGAGCATCTTCCAATCCATCTTGCCAAAGAAGCAATTCTAGGTGGTCCAGTACAGTACCGATGGATGTATCCATTCGAAAGGTAATTGTTGTGGTTGATTTTATTAAGTTATTGCATGTTTATCATAAATTAATAAACGTGGAATGATTGAATGTGCAGATTTATGGGAGTCTCAAAGAGGGCAGTGACAAATAAGGCTAGAGTTGAAGGTTCCATATGCAGTGATTATATACATCGCGAGACAAATTACTTTTGCTCTCATTATTTCAACTCTTTCCGTTTGTTGCCAACCATAAATCTTAGTAACAAACCTCATTTAGACAATGATGACATTCTACCTACAATGTCCATTCTACAAAGTGGCGGTCGACCAAGTGGGAAGTCACGAAAATATTTTCTATCTGATAAGGAATGGAAGTCTTCACATGTGCATGTCTTGATAAATTGTGATGAGGTTAAACCATATCTTGAGTAAGTGTGCATCATAATATATTCAATCAAATTATTGATGCATATCATAATAGATATTTACTTATGAATCGTGTGATTTATTTCAGCATATTCTTAGAGAACCACTCTCTAGATATAGAAGATTCATCTGGGCGCATACATATAGAGTTTCCCATATGGCTGAAGAAATATGTAAATGAGGAGACAAATGGAGTTACTAACCAAGATATAATTGCCTTGTCTCGCAGTCCTGCATCAATGGCCATATCATGGAACATGTATTTTATCAATGGGTACAAGTTTCATACTGAAGAATGGAGCAAAGGTAGAAAAACTAGCAATTGTGGTGTGCACGTGAAAGGTCTTGCAGAAGGAGGAAATACTGATTTTTATGGAATAATCAAACATATCTTTGAGCTAGATTACTTTGGTCTGAAGCATAAGATTCCAGTTTTTTATTGTGAATGGTTTGATCCAACAAGGAATACGGGCACAAAGGTTCACCCACAATATAAAACTGTGGATATTAAGATGGATAAACGTTATCGTCCTTATGATCCTTTCATCCTTGTGCAAAATGCAAGACAAGTGTATTATGTCCCATATCCAGAAATGTGTAGAGATATGCGTGGATGGTGTGCGGCAATCACCACAAAACCAAGGGGTCGCGTAGAGATTGACAACATAGAGGATGAAGTACCTTATCAATCTGATGGGATGTTACCGGCGCTACCCAATGTAGAAATTGAAGCAATATCTTGTTTGCGTGACATGTCACAATTAGATGTGTTTGAAGAGATTTTTGATTGCTCTACTAGTGAAGCAGATAGAGGGCATTGATGAAGATAAGCGTGATGTGACGTGAATGAGGGTTCAAATAGAAACAAAAGGGTGAAGCAGAACtaaattttcttttctttctagTTTCTCTTTCTAGTTTTGCTGTTTTTTATATTGCTTTTAGTCTTTTACTGCCGACGGTCTGCTGCTAGTAATAAAGAAAAACTAACTCTTATCCCACAAAGCTTGTTAATAGATCCATATGATTACATGAGTTTACTGCTTGTTATCAGAAACAACATTGTTTCTTTTCTTTTACTTTTAATTTTATCAGAAACTGCATTTGATAATGTTATGATAATGTTAAGAGTGTGAGACTGActaatccttttatttttatgACAACAAATGACTAAAAGAGGTGGAAAAGCTAAGGTATTAGCACCAGGAAAACTTCAAGAAGAACGAAATCGCATAATTAACAAGAAGCATATCGTTAGGAAACCTGCTCAAACAACATTGTCTATGCAGGATGCATCATCGGCACCAACACCAGCTCAGGCAGCACCGTCCGTGCGGGTTGCATCATCGATTCCGACATCAGCTTCGAAAAAATCATCTGTGCAGGCTGCATCGTCGATGCCAACACCAACTCAGGCAGCATCGTCCGTGCAGGTTGCATCATCAATGCCAACATCAGCTTCTAAAAAATCATGTGTGCAGGCTGCATCGTTGATGCCAACACCAGCTCAGGCAGCATCGCCCGTGCAGGCTGCATCGTCGATGCCAACACCAGCTCAGGCAGCATCGTCTGTGCAGGCTGCATCGTCGATGCCAACACCAACTCCAACTGTAGTACCTGTTCATGCCACTACCTCTGAGAAATTCAGTTTTATGCCTACTCCAACTTTAAGCCATCAAACAATGGCTGGCCCTCAAAGTATAAACCTTCAAACAATGGCTAGCCCTTCAAATTTGGCAGAGGAGGAAGATGTGGATGCTGATGAGGATGAGGCGGTGGGTCAAGAAACTATTACCCCTCTTGTGCCAACAATAGATGAGAATGGGAAAGTTATTATAAAACCATCTGGTACTGGGTAAGTCATATATATTCTCATAATTTAATAATTTAGTAGTTTTATTATTGTATTTTGTCTAAAATATATATAACCTGTTAAGAAAGTTGAGAATATTACTATCCATATGATTCTTAATAATTTAGTAGTTTTATTATTGTATTTTGTAGGCTAGTTCCTGCCAAAGAAGTTGCTGGTGCCATTAATTATGCGATACGCAAACAATTTTATAAA containing:
- the LOC127081140 gene encoding uncharacterized protein LOC127081140 — translated: MDRTWMYDRVYSNRHGLKEEYVRGVKDFVKRALKQPICKSEGGIRCPCINCKCLKIRTPTNVRLHLYRDGFQPDYWIWTQHGEVELNVNTRNDSNSSEHVHHDDQIEAMNQMVYDAFRPYGVFSHVNDNIEVEEYTEDEFPNEDAKRFYDKLISFNKPIYEGATQSILSISTQLLEIRSNWHVPQKGLDFVAQMLKSVCPVQKCLPENYYQATQLVSKLGLKVEKIDYCKNGCMLYYKDDSNLSECKFCNAPRFIPRKTGMGKYKDIPVKRMFYFPIIPRLQRLYASTESASEMRWHHMNKNSSNILRHPSDGKAWKHFDSVYPNFSREPRNVRLGLCSDGFTPYIQASASPYSCWPIIVTPYNLPPEMCMTKPYLFLACLIPGPKNPKLKIDVYLQPLIDDLHRLWSNGILTYDISTKQNFIMKACLMWTINDFPAYGMLSGWGTQGKLACPHCMEHTDAFTLKSGHKNSWFDCHRRFLPSNHSFRRSKRSFLKNRVVTNEPPPISTGKDIWAVISNFPKVTEIEWEAKWKEFEGYGVDHNWKKRSIFWDLPYWKDNLLRHNLDVIHIEKNVFDNIFNTVMNVKDKTKDNEKAREDLAKLCFRGDLELQPLENGKNGKPKASYTLTKSEAKKGYGAWDEEP